In Lycium barbarum isolate Lr01 chromosome 9, ASM1917538v2, whole genome shotgun sequence, the DNA window GTAATATTTACAATTTTTTCGTTTCtcaaattaaattaattttttcatatatttataattaattatATGAAACTGAAAATACGGGTAAGGAAAAATTTCTCATCTATTATACAAATTCTATAAAAGTAAATTTATGAAATAGACAattcgcgggggggggggggggggggggggtaggagcTAGTAGTGGGGTGGGGGTTAGGGTAGGTGTGGTGGGGTGGGTAGGTGGGGGAAAGGTGTAGGTGGTGGGGTGGGTGGTTGAGGGTGGGGTTGTGCGTTGGTGTGTTCTTATTGATCTGGAAAATATTTTccctcaaatttaaaaaaaaaatctcatattTTGAAGAAAATGATTTGTTATTGGGTCTAGTGTCTTTATATATGGATACACATATTTTACCCATATTTGTCCATATTATTATGAGTTAACAATAGACTGAAGTCATAATATTTACCCAACTGAAATATAAGTGATCCAACTCATTAAAATGTGAGttaaatggactgattttctAAATATGGTTTGAAATTGTCAGCTCTACTTGAGATATAATTTCTCCGGTCTTTGTATAATATCTCTTATTTCAAGAAGAAATGCAAGTTTTCATGTCTTTAATCCTGAAACACATATTTGAGTATAAAATGAACgaaattaacttaaatacaagtaaaccaataaaaaaaaaaggcaaatatacctaaaatatgcATTTCTATCCTTGTATCAACCTTTTGTATATTTTAGAAAagtaattattattttattaaataaaTCGACAACGTCTATGGAGGACAATAGTGAATAACAATAAAAAAGACCCAGGGAAGCAATATTACACTCATAGTCGGATTCTCTAAAAATATTTCCAACAAACTCAGTCAGTCAGGTTTGCCAACAAGGATTTTTCCGATAGATTCTTTGCGCGTGAGTGACTTCGATAAACATCTATTACCGACAAATTCTTATGTCGAAAAATGAAGAGATGTTTATAGTGTCAACTATGTCGATGATAACTCAAAACATTCATTAATACTCGTGTATTGGCGTGTTATCTAACTTTCAGTTCACATCAGTAAGGTGAAGTCTTGATTCACCTGTCCCATTCTATACATTTAAGGGGTTATTAACATCATTAAGGTTACCATATTGCACAATTCACAACATCCAACTACTATTCGTCTTCTTAACTTTCCTAACATTCACCATTAACAATCAAGCTAGATCTAATCTCCACTTTTCAATCACCAATTCAAGCATAATTACTATCCTACTACTATAATTTATATACATCATAAATGAAGTGGGAGTAGTGGAATTAACTCAATCTGTCTAAATCTTGAAATCTCAACTTTGAATATATTTTTGGGTGTTGCTGAGATTTTGAGgggatatatgaattgtatagaTTAAACGATGTTAGTAGTAGGCTTTAAGGAGTGTTACTAGGTAGTAACCCAAAACATCCTTGGAGCGAGCTTTGGTACAGCTTTGGTACTTGGTTCTAACTTCTAATTCATCCCAAACCCCAAAGGGAAAATGACATACGGTACCTACTTAAGACTCTTTAAGTACAAAATATATAGAtaattttccttatttacaaaacataacgatattttacgaaacatgacggattttcatatatttttcgtttttttattttttttttcagaaaatattttttttaaaaatattttttttaaaagaatgttttacacttttttttaatttttttttctcaaaggcttaaaaaattacctcaaatttttgtgtatgaaagctgtatgaaatgtgtatgtgtgagcgaaatttttaatatagttttcatacacaaaattgtgagcgaaaactttaagccttgaatattgtatgaaagttgttacaatgtggttgtagttgtattaattttccagaaacttTATATTCGAacaatgtgaatgaaattctaagtcttgagcgagatctacacatttcataccattctcacacATAAAATTTTaagcgtaatgtttaagccttgatcgagatatacacatttcatacgtttttcatacacaaaatttgaccGAACTTTTTAAGCCCTGAGCAAGTtaacacatttcatacacaaaaatttgagcgattattttaagagcctgtttggatgggcttaaaaaaagcagcttataagctgtttttagcttataaactgctttagataagctaagccaaacgggcccaattatttttttgggcttattttaagcacaaaatggcttataagctggtcagccaaacactcaaaaaagctaaaaacagcttataagtagtttttagcaacttataagccaatccaaacaggctctaagtcttgaatgttgtatcaaagttgtatacaatgttgttgtagttgtattaattttacagaaatctaacatgaactttatacaccaaaatgtgagcgaaattctaagccttgagcgagatacaaatttcataccgttttcatacacacaaatttgagaggattttttaagccttgaacgagatatacacatttcatacatttttcatactattttcatacactaaattttgagcgatcTTTTTAAGCCtcgagcgagatatacacatttcatacataaatttttgagcgaaaaaaataattttaaaaaaataaaataattttttttaaaaaagtatattttatataggatttgtaatgttatgtATTGTAAAttgaaaactatcgtcacgtttcgtaaacaTTTCTcattaatatgtatatatacgtacttTACCCAAACCCAAACCATATTGTACACACTACACAAACACTTTCTTGAGAATATCAAAATTGGGATGGTTGGACTCGGTCTCTAGCACATGTTTATGGTTTTAATCACGTGATTAAGCTAATGTTTAACGCAATTAAGCTTAAATAtcgggaaaagggtcaaaaatatccctgtactttggaaaaagggctaaaaatatcctccgaacttattttgggtcaaaaatactcctctcatccttaaagttttcaaatatacccttgtcttgtcggaaattatcccccaaaataacccgaaatcattttttaaacctgTTCCATCATTTAAACcggacccaactaaataaaaaccCATAAGATCCCGTTATTCCCCCAATTTCAAACCTACGTATTGGGGGAATAAGGGAATCTTATGGGTTATTacttagttgggtcgggtttaaatgatgaaacaggtttaaaaaatgatttaaagTTATTTTGAaggataatttccgtcaagataggggtatatttgaaaactttaaggatgagagggatatttttgacccaaaataagttcggaggatatttttagcccctTTTCCAAAGTAGAAGAGTagttttgacccttttcccttaaataTCTATGAGCTttacattaaaaaataaaagtctATATTTCAAATTTCTAGAATTATTTACCCAATTTGGTTGTTTCATTTTTTCGTTTTCTTTAATCAAAGCTGAATGTGCTAAACTGCAATTCTTTGTAATGGGCAATTATAAGGGTCCAAGctttaatatatatgtatatataggattCTTAAATTAGAAAAGAACAAATCACAAGATGTAAATGATAAAAATGGTGATGAAAAATGTACAGGTGCAAATAGGGATGCGCATTGTTTGAATTAAACTGAAAAAAAAgtaaattgatttttttgttATTATGTTTGATTTTTGGTTTGATTTCGgataaattttttaaaagtttgATTTCTTGGTTTCGTTTCGCATTTtaaatattaaatatatacacacGCGCGcctatatattattatttttacataAAGCGCGTTTGATTGTTGATATATGGTTACTAAAGGCATCAACTAgtattaaatattatatttacattTTGTTTTGATTATCACACTATGTATGAAAATATACTCTTATTACGGGCTTACTAGTGATATCCATTTTAATTATTTGAATTGAAATTTAGAGAAAAACATTATTTAAGATATTTGATATTACTATTTTTCATTCTTTATAATAGTTTTCGTCATTTAAATATCTTATTCAATATTAGATccatattatattatatgagaCAAACGAAAAATCGTAAAATCAAGTTGAAAAACAAAATAGAAATGAAATTTATTATAATGCATATTGGATAGTATTTCTTCGATAGtgaaaacaaaatcaaataacTGAAAAGAGTCATATTTACCCCTTTACTAGCGAAAATAAGCTATATTTGTCCTCAATTATATTCTTTTTAATAAATATATCTTACGATCATACTTTAGACCTTATATTGACCCCTTCCccattaaaacttcattttcaacCTAAAAACACCACGTGAAAACCAACTCATTATCTTAGTCAATTATATTAGATTTCATATTATATTATGACACAAACCAAAAATCGTAAAATGAATCCAGGTAGTACAGATAAGATAAGTTTTTAAATATTGAAACCAAAATAAAATAATGTTAAATCAAACAGGAAATCCGaaaaatgcaaataaaaaaagTGGTATTCAAAATGCAAGGGAGATGATAAATTGGAATTTACTTTATATAGTTTTGAGCACGCAGCACATCCCTTCCGTCCCCGCACCTTGTATCGGATAAGGAAATCCCAAAAGAACACAGACAGCGTTTGCCATAGCCATGTCTCTCTCTTGTTTCTCCACCACCAAACTCCACCTCAAACCCCTACACCCAAACACGCCCTTAACCCTCAACTCAGCCTTTCTCCCCAAATTCCAACTCCCCAAACTGAAGAAAACCAACAAACCCGTTGTTtcattaacatcatcatcatcaccccCAACAATCTCAGCTTCACTTGAAGCTGGTGTTGGTATAATGGCAACTAAACTTGGTATGATGAGTTTCTTTGAGGAAACAGGTACAGTTGTCCCTGTAACTGTTGTTGGTTTTCGGGAAGGTAATATTGTTACTCAGATTAAAACTGAAGCTACTGATGGTTATAATGCTGTACAAGTTGGGTATAGAAGAGTGAGAGATAGAAAACTTACTAAACCTGAAATGGGACATCTTGAAAAGTCTGGGATTATTCCTTTGAGACATTTGCAAGAGTTTAGACTTCAGGATGTTGATGGGTTTGAGGTTACTCAGAAACTTGATTTTAATGAGTTGTTTAATGAGGGTGATTTGGTTGATGTTTCTGGTACAACTATTGGAAAAGGATTTCAAGGTTAATACTGTCTCAATATTGTTTGTCTACAATCTTGAATTGTGTTTTTAACgcttttattttaaattttgggGTTCATTATCTGATTTTAGAAAAATTtagtatgaaggaaaatgttttccaagaaaataagatggtttcttatttattttcttgtgttcaGTACGTAAGCAAAAATATTATCCTAAAGACagttgtatataatctagacaaatactatgGGAGGTGGGGGTATGGGTGGTGGCGACGGGGGATATGAGGGAAATATTGTTACTCAGATTAAAACTGAGGCTACTGATGGATATAATGCCGCCATCCAAATGACCCCTTATTGTTCATTTTGGGGTACATTATCtgaatttagaaaaaaaaattccttgtTTGTTTGGATGTATTAGCATTTAGATGACTTCACTTGTGAAAGTTGAAGTTATTGAAGAACTTACTGATAAACCGATTATCCATGCCTGTGTAAAGTCCATATGAAGTACTAGGTTTCGCTGTATTTTGGATAAGCCAGACTAAGAGTTCTTCCCAATTGGATTAGTGAAGTGTGCAGGTGACCTTGATTTTATGTTTTGTGAATAGTTTCTTATTATTAGTGAGCTATTGGTCCTGACAGAATATATTGTCTTTCAAGTGAACTTTCAATAGAGAACTTGTACTGTTGGAGAATCTAAATTATTCAATATTGAGATAAAACGTGTTCAAATGGAGGAAAATGGATATTATAGCCAGATCCAACTAGCTTAGAATTGAGGTGTGGTTGTTGTTCAAAAGAGGAAGTATCTTTGATTTTAGTAGTGTGGTACATCTAAACTGCCAGGTCTTTGGTTTTTTATTCGGAAAATTGCGCTCTGTTATGTCATTGCATGAAAAGAAATAAATTGGTAGAAGTTCTCATAGGTGAAGCAATTCATGTATGCAAGCCTCAAACCAGAATAGTATTTGTTTGTATTATTAAGATGCAATATACAGATGCAAATATGCTGTTTTACTTATTTATATAACTACTTGATATGCCTATTACATGAGCTACATTATATCATTAATATTCGGGCCCAATGGTTTCTCAAAACATAGTATTGGTTTGCACTTTCTCAAAAAATTGTAGTATTTGTTTGTATTATTAAGATGCATATATCACTATAGATGCAAATATGATGTTTTACTTATCTATAATACTACTTGGTATTCCTGTTACATGAGCTACATTATATGATTAAGGCCAAATGGTTTATATTAATGCTTTTATTGATTTTTCCCAATAACCGATTCTGTTGTCTATAAATGTGGCATGCTTGATTTGATCTGCAAATCACATCGTAATTGAACATCATGGTATCTCCTCTCTGCATGTGGCATGGCTCCAGCACCTAAATAAGCTTCGTTGATGAATATCTTGATATTCTGTGCAACTTGGCTTGCTGTCATAGTAGATACTACTCATCTGGTGCTGATCATAGTGTTTTTTATGCTGGTTGGTTCCACGGTGTACATTTCAGATGTTTAAATGAGTAGGTAGGATTTATAAGTTTTTCAAGTCTTAAAGTTTTCCAAATAACAGGCTTTATTATTTTAACCTTCTTGT includes these proteins:
- the LOC132611528 gene encoding large ribosomal subunit protein uL3c; translation: MSLSCFSTTKLHLKPLHPNTPLTLNSAFLPKFQLPKLKKTNKPVVSLTSSSSPPTISASLEAGVGIMATKLGMMSFFEETGTVVPVTVVGFREGNIVTQIKTEATDGYNAVQVGYRRVRDRKLTKPEMGHLEKSGIIPLRHLQEFRLQDVDGFEVTQKLDFNELFNEGDLVDVSGTTIGKGFQGGIKRHNFKRGLMTHGSKSHRQLGSIGAGTTPGRVYKGKKMPGRMGGTKTKIRKLKIVKIDDELNILMIKGALPGKPGNLLRIAPAKIVGKNIPKN